The Corallococcus exiguus genome includes a window with the following:
- a CDS encoding DUF1800 domain-containing protein: MRALPVWPLVAVCLSCASRSQVTAPEAPAPFDEARAVHVLQRLAYGPSASDLSEMKRLGVEGWVDAQLQPASGDALPPGLSAKLQAFPTLGLSMAQLVEDYPRPPPEMPREEKRERGPARVVFERSSARVLRAVESPRQLEEVLVDFWFNHFNVSEDKGAVKWLATSYERDAIRPHVFGTFRELLGATAHHPAMLFYLDNWRSTREGLSQEELRHPRRFRRQAAMMEDAEGEEEAKPKLGLNENYARELLELHTLGVDGGYTQDDVREVARCFTGWSIRQPRKDPGFVFRKVAHDAESKVVLGQVIPAGGGEKDGERVLDLLASHPATARHVARKLAQRFVADEPSPELVERVAKVFLDTKGDLRAVYRALFQSPEFQSPQARAAKVKTPFEYVVSALRATNAQVEVTPRLLRHLALMGEPLYRAPAPTGFPEVAEPWVNSGALVARLNFGLDLVGGRLPGARVSLDAFAPKQAPSAVEWVDGLGQALLGAKPSEETRATILAALAEKREAASAVDEAPPVDVPLIAGLLLGSPEFQKQ, translated from the coding sequence ATGCGCGCCCTCCCTGTCTGGCCCCTGGTGGCCGTGTGCCTGTCGTGTGCGTCACGGTCGCAGGTCACGGCACCTGAAGCGCCTGCGCCCTTCGACGAGGCGCGCGCGGTGCACGTGCTGCAGCGGCTGGCGTACGGCCCCTCGGCGAGCGACCTGTCGGAGATGAAGCGGCTGGGCGTGGAAGGGTGGGTGGATGCCCAGCTCCAGCCCGCGTCTGGTGATGCGCTACCACCCGGGTTGAGCGCGAAACTCCAGGCGTTCCCCACGCTGGGCCTGTCGATGGCGCAACTCGTGGAGGACTATCCAAGGCCGCCCCCGGAGATGCCACGCGAGGAGAAGCGCGAGCGAGGCCCGGCGCGCGTCGTCTTCGAGCGTTCCTCGGCGAGGGTGCTGCGAGCAGTGGAGAGTCCGCGCCAGTTGGAGGAGGTGTTGGTGGACTTCTGGTTCAACCACTTCAACGTCTCCGAGGACAAAGGCGCGGTGAAGTGGCTGGCCACGTCCTACGAGCGCGACGCCATCCGGCCGCACGTCTTCGGCACGTTTCGGGAGCTGCTGGGCGCGACGGCGCACCACCCGGCGATGCTCTTCTATCTGGACAACTGGCGCAGCACGCGTGAGGGCCTGAGCCAGGAGGAGCTGCGCCACCCGCGCCGTTTCCGCCGCCAGGCCGCGATGATGGAGGACGCGGAGGGCGAAGAAGAGGCGAAGCCGAAGCTGGGCCTCAACGAGAACTACGCGCGCGAGCTGCTGGAGTTGCACACGCTGGGCGTGGACGGAGGCTACACGCAGGACGACGTGCGCGAGGTCGCGCGCTGCTTCACGGGCTGGAGCATCCGCCAGCCGAGGAAGGATCCGGGCTTCGTCTTCCGCAAGGTTGCGCACGACGCGGAGTCGAAGGTGGTGCTGGGTCAGGTGATTCCGGCGGGAGGAGGGGAGAAGGACGGGGAGCGGGTGCTGGACCTGCTGGCGAGTCATCCCGCGACAGCGCGCCACGTGGCGCGGAAGCTCGCGCAACGCTTCGTCGCGGACGAACCATCGCCGGAATTGGTGGAGCGAGTGGCGAAGGTGTTCCTCGACACGAAGGGGGATCTGCGCGCGGTGTATCGAGCCCTGTTCCAGTCGCCGGAGTTCCAGTCGCCACAGGCACGGGCCGCGAAGGTGAAGACGCCATTCGAGTACGTGGTGTCCGCGCTGCGAGCGACGAACGCGCAGGTGGAGGTGACGCCCCGCTTGCTGCGCCACCTGGCCCTGATGGGAGAACCGCTCTACCGGGCCCCCGCGCCCACCGGCTTCCCGGAGGTGGCGGAGCCCTGGGTGAACAGTGGAGCGCTGGTGGCGAGACTCAACTTCGGCTTGGACCTGGTGGGAGGCCGGCTGCCCGGAGCGCGTGTGTCATTGGACGCGTTCGCGCCGAAGCAGGCACCCTCGGCCGTTGAGTGGGTGGACGGCCTGGGGCAGGCGCTGCTGGGTGCGAAGCCGTCGGAGGAGACACGAGCCACCATCCTCGCGGCACTGGCGGAGAAGCGAGAGGCAGCGAGCGCCGTGGATGAAGCGCCACCCGTGGACGTGCCTCTCATCGCGGGGCTGCTGCTCGGCTCGCCGGAGTTCCAGAAACAATGA